The following is a genomic window from Candidatus Vondammii sp. HM_W22.
TATAGGGAAAATATCGGCTGATCGACTGGCTGTGCTCAGCCAGTACATAATCCGATTCATTGCCATGGATAAAGAGTGTCGCCCCCAAATATTGAGCCCCTGGGGAGGTTTCAGGAAAACTGAGAATCCGCTCCATGCCACTCAGAAGGGCATCCAGGTTAACCCGCCATGACCACTCCCCGTTCCGCTGCTGTAGGTTTTGCAACAGATACTGGCGTAACGACACACCATCCAGGTAGCCGGCCAGAGCGGCATCGGCCTCTTCTCGCTGCTTCAGGTTGTTGAGATCAATTGCCAACAAGCCTGCGTAAATGGTATCAAAGCGATTTGGGTAAGCCACCGGTGCAATATCCACAACGACCAGCTTGGCCACTTTTTCCGGCTGTTCCAGAGCAAGCCACATGGCCACTTTCCCACCCATACTGTGACCAATCAGCACAACGGAATCCAGGCCATGCTCATCTATCAAATCCGCCACATCCCAGGCCAATGACGGATAACCCACATCCTCTGAATGAGAGGATCTTCCATGGTTACGAAGATCGGGAACAATCAGATGATGATTGGCTTCCAGCTTCCGCGCAATGCCATGCCAGTTGGCCGAAGAGCCCAGCAGGCCATGGAGCAGAATCAGTGTTGGATTGCGCTCGTTATAGCGCCCGTACTCCCGGTAAAATAACCCCACGCTCACCATAAATCGGTTACTTGGCGTCCAGCCTGCCGCCTGTCGGAAAGCAGCGAAGATGGACGCAGAGGTCGCAATGATTACAGGTTAAAAAACAAGAAAAGCCTCTGCGTACTCTGCGTCTCTCTGTAAAAAAATTTTGACTGAAAGTAATTACTTTCTCTTCCTTGGCGGCATCAGGTCGGTAATGGTGCCTTCGGCCATTTCAGCCGCGAAACAGATGGTCTCATTCAGCGTTGGATGCGGATGAATAGTCAGGCCGATATCCTCGACATCAGCACCCATCTCCAGTGCCAGCACAGTTTCACCGATCAGCTCACCGGCATTCACACCAACGATACCGG
Proteins encoded in this region:
- a CDS encoding alpha/beta fold hydrolase; the protein is MVSVGLFYREYGRYNERNPTLILLHGLLGSSANWHGIARKLEANHHLIVPDLRNHGRSSHSEDVGYPSLAWDVADLIDEHGLDSVVLIGHSMGGKVAMWLALEQPEKVAKLVVVDIAPVAYPNRFDTIYAGLLAIDLNNLKQREEADAALAGYLDGVSLRQYLLQNLQQRNGEWSWRVNLDALLSGMERILSFPETSPGAQYLGATLFIHGNESDYVLAEHSQSISRYFPYMRLRTVPGAGHWVYAEQPDAFITALTGFLGGKPQ